The Candidatus Nitrosocosmicus franklandus genome contains a region encoding:
- a CDS encoding DUF1259 domain-containing protein: MMHKLTRLSLASVFIIAMMIIPISSNNAVQNISAQSESATNQTGSQPPADDKNNTQVAQLFTFNEKSKPPNDPKKCAALASEVKGKAVPDYNLCDVIVYRQAPAIMRHDGLVLNNFSGIGHYIEMVPAILNNTDMYAGNSTNITTSSSNANTTGNLKAAFGEFALLDSEVIPVREIMNKYNWTETALHHHMLGETPKILFLHWSVTGDASELIKQAKEMIMQTSTYDNLDSNSKTPTSAGP; this comes from the coding sequence ATGATGCATAAACTTACAAGATTATCATTGGCAAGTGTATTTATCATTGCCATGATGATAATACCTATTTCAAGTAATAATGCGGTACAAAATATATCCGCACAGTCAGAATCCGCAACAAATCAAACAGGATCTCAACCTCCTGCTGATGATAAGAACAATACTCAAGTAGCACAACTTTTTACTTTTAATGAAAAAAGTAAACCTCCAAATGATCCTAAAAAATGTGCTGCGCTAGCTAGTGAAGTGAAAGGCAAAGCAGTTCCAGATTATAACTTGTGCGATGTTATTGTATATAGACAAGCCCCAGCAATTATGAGACATGATGGCTTAGTTTTGAATAACTTTTCAGGCATAGGTCATTACATAGAAATGGTCCCTGCTATTCTGAACAACACAGATATGTACGCAGGTAATAGTACCAATATTACTACTAGCAGTAGTAACGCTAATACCACTGGAAATCTGAAAGCTGCATTTGGTGAATTTGCTCTCCTTGACTCGGAAGTAATCCCAGTTAGAGAAATTATGAATAAATACAATTGGACTGAAACTGCCTTGCACCATCATATGTTAGGTGAAACACCAAAAATACTGTTCTTGCACTGGTCCGTAACTGGCGACGCAAGCGAATTGATTAAACAAGCCAAAGAAATGATAATGCAAACATCCACTTATGACAACCTTGATAGTAACAGCAAGACTCCGACATCTGCCGGCCCATAA
- the ilvA gene encoding threonine ammonia-lyase, which translates to MSELNIRKTDLIRSTTFSEITNSNLFLKLECLQKTGSFKVRGAMFKINNLSKDLKKQGVVAASAGNHAQAVAFASSIQNISCVIVMPKNSSPSKILATRSYGAKVILEGNSYDEAAEYVKEFAREENRTIIHAFDDSEVIAGQGTVGLEILEELSDVDEIYVPVGGGGLISGVAIAAKSSRPKVKIIGVESTAYPTMRESLKKKQILKVEVGHTIADGISIKTPSQLTFNLVKDYVDEIVLVDDPSIVKTMFLLMERSKIVAEAAGAASLAYLISKPELLKKDKKIVSIISGGNVDMYLLGQIVSKGLMQTGRLLKIFVDLPDKPGALKKIVDEITKANINIVEVEHDRLSANVPAGTAGVYLSLELENSEKSETLINLFEKEKIAFNIMK; encoded by the coding sequence TTGTCAGAACTGAATATTCGAAAAACAGATCTCATAAGGTCTACAACATTTTCCGAAATTACAAATAGTAATCTTTTTCTAAAGTTGGAATGTTTACAAAAAACTGGATCTTTTAAGGTCAGAGGAGCAATGTTTAAAATAAATAACCTTTCTAAGGACCTAAAAAAACAAGGCGTTGTTGCAGCATCTGCTGGAAATCATGCTCAGGCCGTAGCATTTGCTTCTTCTATCCAAAACATATCTTGTGTAATTGTTATGCCCAAGAATTCATCCCCCAGTAAGATACTTGCGACAAGATCCTATGGTGCCAAAGTAATACTTGAGGGTAATAGTTATGATGAAGCTGCCGAATATGTAAAAGAGTTTGCCAGAGAGGAAAATAGAACTATTATCCATGCTTTTGATGACTCAGAAGTTATTGCAGGACAAGGAACGGTAGGTTTGGAGATACTTGAAGAGCTTTCAGATGTTGATGAGATTTATGTACCTGTCGGCGGCGGAGGGCTTATTTCTGGGGTTGCAATAGCTGCGAAATCTTCTCGACCAAAAGTTAAGATAATTGGTGTCGAATCAACAGCATATCCTACAATGAGAGAATCGCTAAAAAAGAAACAAATATTGAAAGTTGAAGTAGGACATACAATTGCGGATGGTATTTCCATCAAGACCCCTAGCCAATTGACTTTTAATCTTGTAAAAGATTATGTTGACGAAATTGTCCTAGTTGATGACCCATCGATTGTCAAAACCATGTTCCTTCTTATGGAAAGATCAAAAATTGTTGCGGAAGCTGCTGGAGCTGCTTCGTTGGCATATCTCATTTCTAAACCTGAACTTTTGAAAAAAGACAAGAAAATAGTGTCTATAATATCTGGAGGAAATGTCGACATGTATTTGCTTGGACAAATAGTTTCAAAAGGACTTATGCAAACAGGACGTCTACTAAAAATATTTGTTGATTTACCTGATAAACCTGGAGCATTAAAAAAAATTGTAGATGAAATAACAAAAGCAAATATCAATATTGTCGAAGTTGAGCACGATAGATTAAGCGCAAATGTTCCTGCAGGGACTGCTGGCGTATATTTGAGTCTCGAGTTAGAGAATAGTGAGAAATCAGAGACACTAATTAATCTCTTTGAAAAAGAAAAAATTGCTTTCAATATAATGAAATAG